One Verrucomicrobiota bacterium JB022 genomic region harbors:
- a CDS encoding LysM peptidoglycan-binding domain-containing protein, with product MMWRKFRCGHNWRIACLAGVLLGGSQLWLAGCDAPQTQVQETDERAFRRGQSLLKEGNNDEALAAFLSVIDARRIAPESHLEAGLLYLNHVRDPLSAIYHFRRYLEVRPNSEESSLVGELINTAQKEYLKQLPGKPYDNETSRLDLLAKVDELGKENERLRQQLVTYQSQYQQMQQRLSQTNNALEQTRSRLAQAGQPVAPIIISERQQEAPAATANNQQGPRSYTVTAGDSLSTISRKMYGTPNRWREIYEANTDSMASPNSLKVGQTLRIP from the coding sequence ATGATGTGGCGAAAGTTCCGGTGCGGGCACAACTGGCGGATCGCTTGCCTCGCAGGCGTGCTCTTGGGGGGCAGTCAGCTCTGGCTGGCCGGTTGCGACGCACCCCAGACGCAGGTGCAGGAGACCGACGAGCGGGCGTTTCGCCGCGGGCAGAGCCTGCTGAAGGAAGGCAACAACGACGAGGCGCTGGCGGCATTCCTCAGCGTGATCGACGCGCGCCGGATCGCCCCGGAGTCGCACCTCGAAGCCGGGCTGCTCTACCTCAACCACGTTCGCGACCCCCTCAGCGCGATCTACCACTTTCGCCGCTACCTCGAAGTGCGGCCCAATTCCGAGGAAAGCTCGCTCGTGGGGGAGTTGATCAACACTGCCCAAAAGGAATACCTGAAGCAGCTGCCAGGGAAGCCTTACGACAACGAGACGAGCCGGCTTGATCTGTTGGCCAAGGTCGATGAGCTGGGGAAAGAAAACGAGCGCCTCCGCCAGCAGCTGGTGACCTACCAGTCCCAGTACCAGCAGATGCAGCAGCGCCTCAGCCAGACCAATAACGCGCTGGAGCAGACGCGTTCGCGCCTCGCGCAGGCCGGGCAGCCGGTGGCACCGATCATCATTTCCGAGCGCCAGCAAGAAGCCCCGGCTGCGACCGCAAACAACCAGCAAGGGCCGCGCAGCTACACCGTAACAGCAGGCGACAGCCTCTCGACCATCAGCCGCAAGATGTATGGCACGCCCAACCGCTGGCGCGAGATTTACGAAGCCAACACCGACAGCATGGCCAGCCCCAACAGCCTGAAGGTGGGGCAGACCTTGCGCATCCCCTAG
- a CDS encoding WecB/TagA/CpsF family glycosyltransferase: MIRLPQSEVLGVPFTVCTYADVLAWLRENQGPGMVAVANVADVMTALREPVYAAALRAADLVVPDGMPIVWALRADGHPLPDRVYGPDLMAFALQDPVLQTRRHVLVGASEAARAGVRQRFPAANWVGEADPQFAQLERGGGESVQRDGVFIPGSYADLADWLHQVRADVVWIALGGGRQVQAMARLQPLLRHGVMLGVGAAFDFHAGLQPQAPAWAQRRGLEGVFRLCCEPRRLWRRYLLLNPPFFWHRWRERRHRR; encoded by the coding sequence ATGATCCGCCTGCCGCAGTCCGAGGTCCTCGGCGTGCCCTTTACGGTCTGCACCTATGCGGACGTGCTGGCATGGCTGCGGGAAAATCAAGGGCCCGGCATGGTGGCGGTCGCGAATGTCGCCGACGTGATGACGGCTCTTCGCGAGCCTGTCTATGCCGCTGCCTTGCGCGCGGCCGACCTCGTGGTGCCCGACGGTATGCCCATCGTCTGGGCTCTGCGGGCAGACGGCCACCCTCTGCCTGACCGCGTGTATGGGCCCGACCTGATGGCATTTGCGCTGCAGGATCCTGTGCTGCAAACGCGTCGGCACGTGCTGGTGGGGGCTTCGGAAGCGGCCCGCGCGGGCGTAAGGCAACGTTTCCCCGCTGCAAATTGGGTAGGCGAGGCCGATCCGCAGTTCGCGCAACTGGAGCGCGGGGGTGGGGAGTCGGTCCAGCGCGACGGCGTCTTCATTCCCGGCTCGTATGCCGATCTGGCGGACTGGCTCCATCAGGTGCGGGCGGATGTGGTCTGGATCGCGCTCGGAGGTGGGCGGCAGGTTCAGGCGATGGCCCGTTTGCAGCCGCTGCTCCGGCACGGCGTGATGCTTGGGGTGGGGGCCGCGTTCGATTTCCACGCCGGTCTGCAACCGCAGGCCCCCGCCTGGGCCCAACGGCGCGGCCTGGAGGGCGTGTTCCGACTCTGTTGCGAGCCCCGACGGCTCTGGCGGCGTTACCTGCTGCTCAACCCGCCGTTTTTCTGGCACCGCTGGCGCGAGCGACGCCACCGGCGCTAA